The Halalkalicoccus tibetensis genome contains the following window.
GACGCCGACGAGCTGACCGCGATCGTCGCCCACGAGCTCGCACACCTCGAGAGCGACGACGGGCTCGTCCGTACGCTGGTCTACGCGTCGGTCCAGACCCTGCTGGGCGCCGCGCTCGTCGTCGCGGCACCGTTCGCGCTCGCGCTCACCGGCGTCGGCCACGGGCTGGCGCTGATCACTGGTTGGCGGGAGAACCCGGCTCTCAGGATCCGGGCGGCGCTCGGCGCTGCGGTCGGCCTGGTCGTCCTCCTGGTGGCGGCGCTCGCCCGGGCCCGCTCGCGCCGGCGCGAGATCGCCGCAGACGACCGCGCGGCGGAGGTAACCGATGACCCGCTCGCGCTCGCGCGGGCGCTACGCAGGATCGAACACGCCTCACAGCCCCGCGTGGGCCCGTTTCGGATCCCCGTCGAACACGAGGAGAGGCCGATCGAGCGGGTGCTCTCGACGCATCCCTCGACGGACGAGCGCGTCGAACGGCTGGCCGAAAGCGCTCGCGGGAGGACGGGACGGCGGGTGCGAATCGAATAGTCACTCAAACGGGTGCGAATCGAATAGTCACTCAAGGCCCACCGCCCGCCAGCGCATCAGCAGGTACCACCCTCCGACGAACATCGCGAACCCCGGGAGCAGCGCGGCGACGGCGTACCATCGCCGCCACCGAGTCCAGGTCCCGTCCTTGAGGATGGCATAGGGAAGCCCGGCCCACGCGATCAGCATCGAGAGCCCGCCGTCAGCGCCGCCGAGCATGGCGGCGATCGGCCACAGCGCCGTGGTCGCCGCGACCCACTGCCAGCGCTCGCCGGGGAGCCGCGAGTCGAGCGGCCCCTCGTCCTCGCGGGCCGCCGTTCCCGCCTTCGCCGTCGATCCACGATCGGCTGTCGTTTCCCCGATCGAACCCGCTTCGATCGACTCGTCGGGCGATCCGAAGCTCGGTGTCGACGTCCGCGACTCCACCTCCGCCTCCGCTTCCGAATCCGATTCGGGCTCGGGATTCGGTTCGACTCCTGGGCCGGGCTCGGGTTCCGGTTCGCGGATCGCGGGGACGTACCGCTCGACGAGACCCGTCGCGTCGAGCCCCTCGACCAGGCCCGCGAGGTCGTCGCCGTCGACGAGCTTCACGTTGAGCTGGTGGGCCAGCTCCCGTGCCTGGCCCGAGAAACCGTTGGTCGTCACCACCAGCACCTTGTCGACCCCGTGGCGCTGGTGTTTCAGGCTCGCGTACTGCTGGATGTCGGGGCTTCCGACGGTCGTGTTCGGCCCGTAGCGTTTGGCCTGGATCAGCGCTTTCTCCTCGTAGGGCGAGTTCCGCGTCGCCACCACGTCGATCCCCCGATCGTTCGACTGGGTCGAGACCTCCGTCTCCCAGCCCATCCGCTCCCAGAGGTCCGCGACGAACTGCTCGAAGTCGTAGTCGTCCATCGACTGGAGGGCCTCCTTAAGCCCCGAGTCCGGGGTCACGTCCGTTTCGGTAGTGCGGGCCCGGGCGTCGACGCCCACGTTCGATTCCGCACCCGTCTTTCCGTCGCTCTGCCCGTCCTCGGCGGCCTGCTCCAGGGCTCGAATCGCCTCCTTGGTCTGCTTGCGTGCCTGGCGCCGAAGGAGGCGCTTCAGGCTCCGCTTCACCGACCACACCCCTCGGTGTCCATGGGATACCCACAGACTGACAC
Protein-coding sequences here:
- a CDS encoding M48 family metalloprotease encodes the protein MGRRTLATLLGLFVLAGYLAAAYLLYRGLVTILGAIDPLTLLVALLAGTLLSGYLSYRFGTRGLLRSLDSRPLERAQAPWLHRRIDALAGSMALERPDVFVASLGAPNALAMGSSRRGALVLDVGLVRLLDADELTAIVAHELAHLESDDGLVRTLVYASVQTLLGAALVVAAPFALALTGVGHGLALITGWRENPALRIRAALGAAVGLVVLLVAALARARSRRREIAADDRAAEVTDDPLALARALRRIEHASQPRVGPFRIPVEHEERPIERVLSTHPSTDERVERLAESARGRTGRRVRIE
- a CDS encoding restriction endonuclease — its product is MKRSLKRLLRRQARKQTKEAIRALEQAAEDGQSDGKTGAESNVGVDARARTTETDVTPDSGLKEALQSMDDYDFEQFVADLWERMGWETEVSTQSNDRGIDVVATRNSPYEEKALIQAKRYGPNTTVGSPDIQQYASLKHQRHGVDKVLVVTTNGFSGQARELAHQLNVKLVDGDDLAGLVEGLDATGLVERYVPAIREPEPEPGPGVEPNPEPESDSEAEAEVESRTSTPSFGSPDESIEAGSIGETTADRGSTAKAGTAAREDEGPLDSRLPGERWQWVAATTALWPIAAMLGGADGGLSMLIAWAGLPYAILKDGTWTRWRRWYAVAALLPGFAMFVGGWYLLMRWRAVGLE